The genomic interval AATTGGGAAAGGTGGTGCTGTTATATCCGAGATGAGGAGTGTGACACGAGCTAATATCCGTATTCTTCAAAAGGAAAATGTACCAAATATTGCTCGTGAAGATGAGGAGATGGTTCAGGTAActaaatacacacacacaattCATATTAAGTGTAAACTAAGCCATTAATAGTCCATTTGTTGGTGGTCAGATTACAGGAAATCCTGATGCAGCTATGAAAGCTCTTACGCAAGTAATCTTACGGTTAAGAGCTAACGCTTTCGATATGAATCATGGACTTGTCTTGCTACCCACATCTTTTCCATACATCTCTCAAGTATCCGGAAGTTCAAACAAACCCAAATACGCAAAACGTGATGGTTCCAAAGATCAAGACTACGGTAGACTGGTATGTATTGGTAACAAATGTTATGCATTGATCCATATATCAAGATATTCTACTTAAAATTGTATATGATTTGTTGTTGCAGAATTTGAATTCCAAGAGAAGAAACCATGTTTCTTAAATCAAGAAAACCCATCTTAGAAAGGTAATGCTTTGTGGGTTTGGAGATTATTCAGAAGACGAAAGAAGACTGAGAGTGTTACACAGTTTCAGGGAACTTATACGTTGGTGcaattttttattacttgtaATAATAAAACGTTAAAAATGGTTGTCtattgaattaaaataaaaaatgt from Brassica oleracea var. oleracea cultivar TO1000 unplaced genomic scaffold, BOL UnpScaffold06453, whole genome shotgun sequence carries:
- the LOC106322095 gene encoding uncharacterized protein LOC106322095; amino-acid sequence: MRSVTRANIRILQKENVPNIAREDEEMVQITGNPDAAMKALTQVILRLRANAFDMNHGLVLLPTSFPYISQVSGSSNKPKYAKRDGSKDQDYGRLNLNSKRRNHVS